A stretch of Elusimicrobiota bacterium DNA encodes these proteins:
- a CDS encoding zinc carboxypeptidase, with protein MRTLAAMLVLCAGSALALPDPFDGKGAKAPTVVTVKAPASAIGEADSRVWVELEAPGKAERQAAVDAGVSVEEIKPGSAAGFATPKALERAKAAGLKVRTTVTLRQRFGALDFPEKDAVYHNYKELEADMRSLAARAPDVASVISIGKSTRGRDLWAVRLTKGATGTQRSKKPGIVFMGTHHAREHLSTEVPLLIAKHLVDNRADAEIARLLDTRDVYFIPMVNPDGVEYDIEGGKYHMHRKNMAKNADGSTGVDLNRNYAWGWGGGGASPNPDDDTYRGPSAFSEPESRAVKAFVEARPNLKVMLSYHTFSELILYPWGGSDEQIPDKKALAAFKNMAGEMAKMTGYTPEQSSDLYVATGDTCDWAWGEKGIFAFTFELTPKSMWDGGFYPGAGVVQRVLQANIRPALYLIDLSDDPYRAAKDAAGITAR; from the coding sequence ATGAGAACACTCGCCGCCATGCTCGTGCTGTGCGCCGGAAGCGCCCTCGCCCTGCCCGACCCGTTCGACGGGAAAGGCGCCAAGGCGCCGACCGTCGTGACGGTCAAGGCTCCCGCCTCCGCCATCGGAGAGGCCGACTCCCGCGTCTGGGTCGAGCTCGAGGCCCCGGGCAAGGCCGAGCGTCAGGCCGCGGTCGACGCCGGCGTCAGCGTCGAGGAGATCAAGCCCGGCTCGGCCGCCGGCTTCGCCACGCCCAAGGCCCTCGAGCGCGCCAAGGCCGCCGGCCTCAAGGTCCGCACGACGGTCACGCTGCGCCAGCGCTTCGGCGCCCTCGACTTCCCCGAGAAGGACGCGGTCTACCACAACTATAAGGAACTCGAGGCGGACATGCGCTCGCTGGCCGCGCGCGCGCCGGACGTGGCCTCGGTGATCTCGATCGGCAAGTCCACCCGCGGCCGCGACCTGTGGGCCGTGCGCCTGACCAAGGGCGCCACGGGGACGCAGCGCAGCAAGAAGCCCGGCATCGTCTTCATGGGCACGCACCACGCGCGCGAGCACCTCTCGACCGAGGTCCCTCTCCTGATCGCCAAGCACCTCGTCGACAACCGCGCCGACGCGGAGATCGCGCGCCTGCTCGACACCCGCGACGTCTACTTCATCCCCATGGTCAACCCCGACGGCGTCGAGTACGACATCGAGGGCGGCAAGTACCACATGCACCGCAAGAACATGGCGAAGAACGCCGACGGCTCGACCGGCGTGGACCTCAACCGCAACTACGCCTGGGGCTGGGGCGGCGGCGGGGCCTCCCCGAACCCCGACGACGACACATACCGCGGCCCGTCCGCGTTCTCGGAGCCCGAGAGCAGGGCCGTGAAGGCGTTCGTCGAGGCCCGCCCGAACCTCAAGGTCATGCTGTCCTACCACACCTTCTCCGAGCTGATCCTCTACCCATGGGGCGGCTCCGACGAGCAGATCCCCGATAAGAAGGCGCTGGCGGCGTTCAAGAACATGGCCGGCGAGATGGCCAAGATGACCGGCTACACCCCCGAGCAGTCGAGCGACCTGTACGTCGCGACTGGGGATACTTGCGATTGGGCCTGGGGCGAGAAGGGTATCTTCGCCTTCACCTTCGAGCTGACGCCGAAGTCCATGTGGGACGGCGGCTTCTACCCCGGCGCGGGCGTCGTGCAGCGGGTGCTCCAGGCGAACATCCGCCCCGCCCTCTACCTCATCGACCTGTCCGACGATCCTTATCGCGCCGCCAAGGACGCGGCGGGGATCACCGCCCGATGA
- the coaD gene encoding pantetheine-phosphate adenylyltransferase — translation MSRIAVYPGSFDPLTRGHLDIIQRASKIFDHVIVAVSNNASKRNTFSVSERIEMVEESIRNLPNVDCDTISGLLVDYMKHKKARVLIRGLRVVSDMDYEFQLASFNRRLNKDVETVFLMPDDQYTYLASSMVREIARLGAGTEQFVPSFVARRRKLKFGGPKVK, via the coding sequence ATGAGCCGAATCGCGGTCTATCCCGGAAGTTTCGATCCCCTCACGCGCGGGCATCTCGACATCATCCAGCGCGCCTCCAAGATATTCGACCACGTCATCGTCGCCGTGTCGAACAACGCGTCCAAGCGGAACACGTTCTCCGTCTCCGAGCGCATCGAGATGGTCGAGGAGTCCATCCGCAACCTCCCCAACGTGGACTGCGACACCATCTCGGGACTGCTCGTCGACTACATGAAGCACAAGAAGGCGCGCGTCCTCATCCGCGGCCTGCGCGTCGTCTCCGACATGGACTACGAGTTCCAGCTCGCCTCCTTCAACCGCCGCCTCAACAAGGACGTCGAGACCGTCTTCCTGATGCCCGACGACCAGTACACCTACCTGGCCTCCTCGATGGTGCGCGAGATCGCGCGCCTGGGCGCCGGCACCGAGCAATTCGTCCCGTCCTTCGTGGCGCGGCGGCGCAAGCTGAAATTTGGCGGCCCCAAGGTCAAATAG
- a CDS encoding protease complex subunit PrcB family protein gives MAAALLLGAACKRAPAPAPAETPDLAPPEPSSSLIATPLDSATTGFTNEMQAANLTRETSDLGIQHISKHIEEGQGEAERRGPPPPLSEVEKKERMAQLKEMREEFTRMRRGIDAQRDKTVALPGSTAAIIKGRESGGILGAVEDGPGVWSGAYGGAVETGERVVENAAAWAELWGRLSRETPPDVDFSKTRVAAVFVGPRPTSGYRAKLIGIEVEATRYLVRWYEEGPGQGETVADGATAPFLLVSVPKDDKAIRWDKKRRAEGPKRN, from the coding sequence TTGGCCGCGGCGCTGCTGCTCGGCGCCGCGTGCAAGCGCGCGCCCGCCCCGGCCCCCGCCGAGACGCCGGACCTCGCCCCGCCCGAGCCGTCCTCGTCGCTGATCGCGACCCCGCTCGACTCGGCCACGACCGGCTTCACCAACGAGATGCAGGCCGCCAACCTGACCCGGGAGACCTCCGACCTGGGCATCCAGCACATCAGCAAGCACATCGAGGAGGGCCAAGGAGAGGCGGAGCGCCGCGGCCCCCCGCCGCCGCTGTCCGAGGTGGAGAAGAAGGAGCGCATGGCCCAGCTCAAGGAGATGCGCGAGGAGTTCACGCGCATGCGCCGCGGCATCGACGCCCAGCGCGACAAGACCGTGGCCCTGCCCGGCTCGACGGCCGCCATCATCAAGGGCCGCGAGTCCGGCGGCATCCTCGGCGCCGTCGAGGACGGCCCCGGGGTGTGGAGCGGCGCCTACGGCGGGGCCGTCGAGACCGGCGAGCGCGTCGTCGAGAACGCCGCGGCCTGGGCCGAGCTGTGGGGGCGCCTCTCGCGCGAGACCCCGCCGGACGTCGATTTCTCGAAGACCCGCGTCGCGGCCGTGTTCGTCGGCCCGCGCCCGACCTCGGGCTACCGCGCCAAGCTGATCGGCATCGAGGTCGAGGCGACGCGCTACCTCGTCCGTTGGTACGAGGAAGGCCCCGGCCAGGGCGAGACCGTCGCGGACGGGGCCACGGCCCCCTTCCTGCTCGTCTCGGTGCCGAAGGACGACAAGGCCATCCGCTGGGATAAGAAGCGCCGGGCCGAAGGGCCCAAAAGAAACTAG